The Fervidibacillus albus genome contains a region encoding:
- a CDS encoding ABC transporter permease, with translation MMNFMKRALLSTSFKKGRTFLLILVFSAILIFILAGLTIQNAALKAIDNASKSTGATVTLSTNIRNAFTSRDDNSAESNGENSRPEPGSFQVTPVDLDLAEQLADLDNVSSVNYLSTTYAFAESFEPITSSDTSTDETSDTNSFGGMSGGMRGTMAQGDVSIEGISSTDTLSDFSDGTNEIVDGVGLTEEDAGSNSAVIEQNLAEANDLSVGDTIEITSTDEETTIELQIVGIYETTATVDSRMMQFSVMNPSNTIYTSYTVANSLKGDDYANTIDSAVYTLSDPEKTADFVESAESLGLDTETYTLQTNDSTYQQMLQPLNNIGEFAENIIILVTAAGVVILSLIVILMVRERKHEIGVLLSLGEKRTKIVSQFFVEMLIVLIVAIGVSGVSGKYVGNVIGEQLINQQTETATTGEIQQTDGTFDRGSRSGLQGGFQSFRNFGASSTEIAEQIDDLNITVTLDDLFELGGYGLAISFISIVIASVGILRMQPKKILIS, from the coding sequence ATGATGAACTTTATGAAGCGGGCCCTATTAAGTACTTCTTTTAAAAAAGGGCGTACCTTTTTACTTATTCTCGTATTTTCGGCAATATTAATTTTTATTTTAGCCGGTTTAACGATTCAAAACGCGGCATTAAAAGCGATTGATAATGCATCAAAAAGTACCGGAGCAACAGTTACATTATCGACGAATATTCGAAATGCTTTTACTTCAAGGGATGATAATTCGGCGGAATCGAATGGAGAGAACAGTCGGCCTGAACCGGGGAGTTTTCAAGTCACACCTGTTGATCTGGATTTAGCGGAACAATTAGCCGATTTGGACAATGTTTCTTCCGTCAATTACCTATCTACTACATACGCCTTTGCGGAATCTTTTGAACCGATCACTTCATCGGACACAAGCACCGATGAAACGAGTGACACCAATTCATTCGGTGGTATGTCTGGTGGAATGCGGGGAACGATGGCCCAAGGAGATGTGAGTATTGAAGGAATTTCATCTACCGACACGTTATCCGATTTTAGCGACGGTACGAACGAAATTGTTGATGGTGTTGGACTTACGGAAGAAGATGCGGGGTCGAACAGCGCCGTCATTGAACAAAATTTAGCCGAAGCAAACGACCTATCCGTAGGCGATACAATTGAAATAACGAGCACCGATGAAGAAACGACCATTGAATTACAAATCGTCGGCATTTATGAAACGACTGCCACTGTCGATTCAAGAATGATGCAATTTAGCGTAATGAATCCGTCGAATACGATTTATACTTCTTATACAGTTGCCAATTCGTTAAAGGGTGATGATTATGCGAATACGATCGATTCCGCCGTATATACATTATCGGACCCAGAAAAAACGGCTGATTTTGTGGAAAGTGCAGAATCGTTAGGATTGGATACAGAAACCTATACATTGCAAACGAATGACAGCACGTATCAACAAATGTTACAACCATTAAATAATATAGGAGAATTTGCGGAAAATATCATCATTTTAGTTACTGCTGCAGGGGTAGTTATTTTATCACTCATTGTGATTTTAATGGTTCGTGAACGAAAACATGAAATTGGCGTTTTACTATCCCTTGGAGAAAAACGAACGAAAATCGTCAGTCAGTTTTTTGTAGAAATGTTGATCGTTTTAATCGTTGCAATAGGAGTTTCTGGCGTGAGTGGAAAATATGTCGGAAATGTCATCGGAGAACAATTGATCAATCAACAGACGGAAACGGCAACTACCGGAGAAATCCAACAGACGGATGGAACATTTGATCGAGGCTCTCGCAGCGGTTTACAAGGTGGATTCCAATCTTTTCGGAATTTCGGCGCTAGTAGTACGGAAATCGCTGAACAAATTGATGATTTAAATATTACCGTGACGCTTGACGATTTATTCGAACTCGGTGGATACGGTCTAGCCATATCGTTCATCTCGATTGTCATCGCATCCGTGGGAATTTTACGTATGCAACCGAAAAAAATACTCATCTCTTAA
- a CDS encoding ABC transporter ATP-binding protein: MQMLEVKDLNHWYTTEADALYENVHLSFEPGKLYAILGSSGSGKTTFVSLISGLDLPKKGDVYYDGTSIKKIGLSKFRNRYVSIVFQSYNLLPYMSALENIVSAMDITQSKQQDRKKYALSMLEKVGITEELAKKNVQKLSGGQQQRVAIVRAMCCDANLVVADEPTGNLDEQNSKEIIELFKQLAHEQKKTVIVITHEKEIARECDIVLELKNKKFNVIKENKTYKNEPEDY, translated from the coding sequence ATTCAAATGTTGGAAGTTAAAGATTTAAATCATTGGTATACGACAGAAGCAGATGCCTTATATGAAAATGTCCATTTATCCTTTGAGCCGGGGAAGTTATATGCGATTCTCGGTTCAAGCGGTTCGGGAAAAACGACGTTCGTTTCCTTAATTTCCGGACTTGATCTCCCGAAAAAAGGAGATGTGTATTACGATGGAACATCGATTAAAAAAATCGGCTTATCAAAATTTCGAAATCGTTACGTATCTATCGTCTTTCAATCGTATAATTTGCTTCCGTATATGTCCGCTTTAGAAAATATCGTCTCTGCGATGGACATTACCCAATCGAAACAACAAGATCGGAAAAAATATGCCCTTTCCATGTTGGAAAAAGTTGGAATCACTGAAGAGTTAGCGAAAAAAAATGTTCAAAAACTTTCAGGGGGCCAACAACAACGGGTGGCCATCGTTCGAGCAATGTGTTGTGATGCAAATCTCGTTGTTGCCGACGAACCTACGGGAAATTTAGACGAACAAAATTCAAAAGAAATCATTGAACTGTTTAAACAGTTGGCCCACGAACAGAAAAAAACAGTCATCGTCATTACCCATGAAAAAGAAATTGCCCGGGAATGCGATATCGTCTTAGAATTAAAAAATAAAAAATTCAACGTCATTAAAGAAAACAAAACTTACAAAAATGAACCGGAAGATTATTAA